Proteins encoded by one window of Salvia splendens isolate huo1 chromosome 14, SspV2, whole genome shotgun sequence:
- the LOC121766020 gene encoding uncharacterized protein LOC121766020, with protein MAWLARSIADSLRLDGEEEGSAAAVDEAREPVDNSTAGDAVLREDQPRDSALSIEDRRSDSEGGASDNHGADDDSDGDYDRRGVKEDLSELRESFTRQFWGVASFLAPPPPPPPPPPLIYSSSIQSKSDPAGSVNADEDEEEEKGGEEMLKYDERETGELGESLDFSPSKDDDADILEDAVGVTEEVLAFARNIAHHPETWLDFPIEEDEFDDFDISEDQYKHLLVIEHLAPRLAALRFELCPVHMGAGYFWMVYFVLLHSRLNKHDRNLLSSPQLVQARAMWMHELQKQTKGDSYWSGISSFQSKSSTESPRENIVCTYDDVQYGNDDWRLASESSTHQITAEREIEKRVLDEIEFVDKSVIKEDPPPKLLDKEIVVGSSIGIHVPVVIVDGEEDDDDWLKDDSDLIGYTGTSLSLNEEDISFSDLEDDESTLPYKYKTSSIQRNKTTKTP; from the exons ATGGCTTGGCTTGCTCGCTCCATCGCCGACAGTCTCCGCCTCGACGGCGAAGAAGAAGGTTCAGCGGCGGCGGTGGACGAGGCCAGGGAGCCCGTAGACAACTCCACTGCGGGCGACGCCGTGCTCCGTGAGGATCAGCCTCGCGACTCCGCCTTATCAATTGAGGATCGCCGATCGGATAGTGAAGGCGGCGCCAGTGACAATCACGGCGCTGACGATGATTCTGACGGCGATTACGATCGCCGTGGAGTGAAAGAGGATTTATCGGAATTGCGAGAAAGTTTCACGCGTCAATTTTGGGGCGTTGCTTCTTTTCTCGCTCCTCCGCCCCCGCCTCCCCCTCCGCCGCCGTTGATTTATAGCTCGAGCATACAATCGAAATCTGATCCGGCCGGTTCGGTTAATGCTGAcgaggatgaggaagaagaaaaaggaggaGAAGAAATGTTGAAGTATGATGAGAGAGAGACTGGTGAATTAGGGGAATCTTTAGATTTTTCTCCATCGAAGGATGACGATGCAGATATTTTAGAGGATGCAGTAGGGGTTACTGAGGAAGTGTTGGCTTTTGCGAGGAACATCGCGCATCATCCAGAAACCTGGTTGGATTTTCCAATTGAGGAGGACGAATTCGATG ATTTCGATATATCAGAGGACCAGTACAAGCATCTATTGGTTATTGAACACTTAGCACCAAGATTGGCTGCTCTCAGATTTGAGCTTTGTCCAGTCCATATGGGTGCTGGCTACTTTTGGATGGTCTACTTCGTTCTTCTGCACTCAAGGTTGAATAAACATGATCGTAACCTGCTGTCTTCACCACAG CTTGTGCAAGCGAGGGCCATGTGGATGCACGAGCTACAAAAGCAAACTAAAGGGGACTCCTATTGGTCAGGAATAAGTAGTTTCCAATCCAAAAGTAGCACAGAGTCACCCCGTGAAAATATTGTCTGCACTTATGATGACGTTCAGTATGGAAATGACGACTGGAGGTTGGCTTCTGAATCTTCAACGCATCAAATAACTGCTGAGCGTGAGATTGAGAAGCGCGTACTTGACGAAATTGAGTTTGTTGACAAGTCTGTTATCAAGGAAGATCCACCACCCAAACTTCTGGATAAGGAGATTGTTGTGGGTTCTTCCATTGGAATTCATGTGCCAGTTGTCATTGTTGATGGTGAGGAGGACGATGATGACTGGCTCAAGGATGACTCGGACTTAATTGGGTATACTGGCACCTCACTTAGCTTGAATGAAGAAGATATATCATTTAGTGATCTGGAGGATGACGAATCCACTCTGCCCTATAAATACAAAACATCATCCATTCAAAGGAATAAAACGACCAAAACTCCATGA
- the LOC121763547 gene encoding protein PHLOEM PROTEIN 2-LIKE A10-like, with amino-acid sequence MDSELVKRGFDFTRRRKKWLIVMGLVGVSSYGVYRVYHMPSVARKRKRILKLLGSLVSMAEMVSDSAEMMTVLSRDLKEFLESDSDEIPNSLKQLSKIARSAEFSESVARLCQSMTVGVLRGYRVENSANDIQEDGDSTFSDRFMDKVMSDAGTGFVSVVIGSFARNLVLGFYANAENGHEKPSSSSVPTWLSVVTDDKCRVLVADCINTFVSTAVTVYLDKTMDVNVYDEMFSGLTNPKHHNKMTKFLVSLCNGAVETLVKTSHQVLTASPKKGSSASCSITDPSEASSFETHPRRGENGYVGNGWVSSVSSTLAVPSNRKFVLDVTGRVTFETVRSVIEFFLWKVSEGLKRSAGVVREEVLERGYEVVRYVGAKSTLILTICLSLFLHILGNSRALVPA; translated from the coding sequence ATGGATAGTGAATTGGTGAAAAGGGGTTTTGATTTCACTAGAAGGAGGAAGAAATGGTTGATTGTAATGGGATTGGTTGGGGTTTCGAGCTACGGTGTGTATAGGGTGTATCACATGCCGTCTGTAGctagaaagagaaaaagaatcTTGAAGCTGTTAGGGTCCCTTGTTTCAATGGCTGAAATGGTTTCTGATTCAGCTGAGATGATGACAGTTTTGTCTAGGGATTTAAAGGAGTTTTTGGAGTCTGATTCGGATGAGATTCCTAATAGTTTGAAGCAGTTGTCGAAGATTGCTCGCTCTGCAGAGTTTTCTGAGTCAGTAGCTCGTCTTTGCCAGTCGATGACAGTAGGCGTTTTGAGGGGTTATAGGGTAGAGAATAGCGCGAACGATATTCAGGAAGATGGAGATTCGACCTTTTCTGATAGGTTTATGGATAAGGTGATGTCGGATGCTGGTACAGGATTTGTCTCAGTTGTTATAGGTAGCTTTGCTAGGAATTTGGTGTTGGGATTTTATGCTAATGCTGAGAATGGGCATGAGAAGCCAAGTTCCTCGTCGGTGCCTACATGGTTAAGTGTGGTGACAGATGATAAATGCAGAGTGTTGGTTGCTGATTGCATCAACACTTTTGTTAGCACTGCTGTTACAGTTTATCTCGACAAAACTATGGATGTCAATGTTTACGATGAGATGTTCTCGGGCTTGACTAATCCCAAGCATCATAATAAGATGACTAAGTTCTTAGTTTCTCTGTGTAATGGTGCTGTCGAAACTCTTGTAAAGACCTCTCACCAAGTGCTGACAGCTTCTCCCAAGAAGGGATCGAGCGCCTCTTGTTCAATCACTGATCCCAGTGAAGCTTCAAGCTTCGAAACTCATCCCAGAAGGGGTGAAAATGGTTATGTTGGTAACGGATGGGTCAGCAGTGTTTCATCGACACTGGCTGTACCGAGCAATAGGAAGTTTGTGCTTGATGTCACCGGGAGAGTGACATTTGAGACCGTCCGATCTGTCATTGAGTTTTTCTTGTGGAAAGTGTCAGAGGGCTTGAAAAGAAGTGCAGGTGTGGTTCGTGAGGAGGTTTTGGAGAGGGGATACGAAGTTGTGAGATACGTTGGGGCCAAATCCACCTTGATTCTCACCATCTGCCTCTCACTGTTTCTGCATATCCTAGGCAACAGTAGGGCATTGGTGCCTGCTTAA
- the LOC121765999 gene encoding uncharacterized protein KIAA0930 homolog — MLGDKSLTLPRHELLSIIRKHSKSIGQTTLDEEVAQDDLEMDPSFWHNIIDSYFVRSRESRGREDDDLLFFVRKMNSESQKSNGDVEGNSPYFVRRWAPELDELVGGSSMIIDWRRSFYLNLIAHTSFNVTVAICSHQVIRQYQQGETLSPIYKVVKTVYASPSRINFHLDSRKEVETTPAYPDICFAVDDFDSTFDSVVLTDPDHCYCVLLNAHDGAAFPNERKTEQANSDVSSSENVTSHGKTKNSKITLFSGFVSYQMVREAYDAGRSGFGSLLSLGHSSGRTDRIFMKGPGGRGEVEVAVSGILDQSKVDLGPQSPIQISKKGLGLGIIVRKAASVASTAAKQAYAAASSSPNLDGEMLPLKCCLMSISLPWENIVHDLLFKGSPAVNL; from the exons ATGCTCGGTGATAAATCGCTAACCCTTCCTCG GCACGAGCTGTTGAGCATTATTAGAAAGCACTCAAAGTCTATAGGACAGACCACATTAGATGAGGAGGTGGCACAAGATGATTTGGAAATGGACCCTAGCTTCTGGCATAACATCATTGACTCATATTTTGTTCGCAGTAGAGAGTCCAGAGGGCGTGAGGATGATGATCTTCTATTCTTTGTTAGAAAAATG AATTCGGAGTCACAAAAATCCAATGGTGATGTAGAAGGCAACTCTCCTTACTTTGTACGCAGGTGGGCACCTGAG TTGGATGAATTAGTTGGTGGGAGTTCAATGATTATTGATTGGAGGCGTTCTTTTTATCTGAACTTGATTGCTCATACCTCCTTCAATGTGACTGTAGCGATATGCag TCATCAGGTCATTCGGCAATATCAACAGGGTGAAACTTTGTCTCCTATCTATAAG GTTGTAAAGACTGTATATGCATCTCCGAGTCGTATTAATTTTCATTTGGATTCAAGAAAG GAAGTAGAAACAACACCTGCGTATCCAGATATCTGTTTTGCGGTAGATGATTTTGATTCCACTTTTGATTCAGTG GTCTTGACTGATCCAGATCACTGTTATTGTGTGTTGCTAAATGCTCATGACGGGGCAGCATTtccaaatgaaagaaaaacagaGCAAGCTAATTCAGATGTTTCTTCTTCTGAGAATGTTACAAGTCATGGAAAGACAAAGAACTCCAAG ATCACCCTTTTCTCAGGTTTTGTCAGCTACCAAATGGTTCGAGAGGCATATGATG CTGGCAGGTCTGGGTTTGGGAGTCTTCTGTCTCTTGGTCATTCCTCTGGCAGAACTGACAGGATATTCATGAAAGGTCCAGGAGGGCGTGGTGAAGTCGAAGTAGCCGTCTCTGGAATCCTAG ATCAGAGCAAGGTGGATTTAGGTCCTCAATCACCGATTCAGATATCTAAAAAGGGTCTTGGTTTAGGAATTATTGTACGCAAAGCAGCATCCGTGGCATCAACGGCAGCAAAGCAGGCTTATGCTGCAGCGTCGTCCTCTCCAAACTTGGATGGCGAGATGTTGCCCCTCAAGTGCTGTTTAATGTCCATCTCATTGCCATGGGAGAATATTGTTCATGATCTCCTATTCAAG GGGAGTCCGGCTGTCAACTTGTAG